TCCAGAGCACCGCCTGTTATAATCCAATTCTGCTCGCAACTCTTCTTTCCACATGTGGTGGGTGTAGCTCAACTGGCAGAGCACCGGACTGTGGCTCCGGACGTTGTGGGTTCGATTCCCATCACCCACCCCAAGTTCTGCTTCACGCATACCGCGATTGGGTGATCTCCCTTTTCCTCCTCCGGGGTAGCTAAATACACTTCCATTGCCTGATGCCGTTCGATTGCGGCGTCTCAGTATTGAGACTAGAGTTGCGCGATCGGAATCTCGCATCGAATACATGCTGCAGAAAATCCCAATCGTTTACGAACGCTGAATCCTTTCATTTACAAGGGGGCACAGCATGATCCTCGGCATGAGCACAGCAACATATACCTTGCTCCACGTTTTGATAAGCTTGGCGGGAATCGGGTCAGGATTGGTTGTCCTCTATGGGCTTATCACCGGCAAACGTCTCAACGGCTGGACTGCAGTGTTTCTCACGACTACTGCTCTGACGAGCATAAGCGGATTCGGCTTCCCGTTTGACCATCTCCTGCCGTCGCACAAGGTCGGTATCATTTCCCTTGTGGTGCTGGCAGCGACGATCCCCGCCCGCTACCTGTTTCACATGGAAGGAAGCTGGCGTTCGGTGTACGTAATTGGATCGGCCCTGGCTCTCTACTTGAATGTGTTTGTGCTTGTCGTCCAATCGTTTATGAAAGTGCCCGCACTGAAAGCGCTGGCTCCTACACAAAAGGAACCTCCATTCCTGGTTGCGCAGCTCGCGGTCTCGCTAGCCTTCATTTGGCTCACAATTCTTGCCGCAAAGCGGTTCCGTATTGGGACTGCCCGAGCGGCAGCCTCCGGGACCTCTCTCTCTTAACCGAATCAGGCAGCGGCTTAAACAGCAGTCTAGGAAGGGGAGATTCGCACTCGCGAGTCCCCCGTCCAAACACACCACGGAGACACGACGGAGGCCGGGGCGAGACTCTCCTCCTTCTTGCCATCGTGTCCTCATTTTCATCCGCATGCGCAACAAGACTGTACCGGTTTAGCGTTCGTATGGTTCCCGATTTGGTTGCGTTTGGCTGCAAGCGGTCAGCAGCAAGAGACGCCGTAAATTTCGGGACTGATGCGATAAAGATTTCATTCAGCGAACTGCTTTGCTGTTCGAGGCGATCCGAAAACGAATAAGGTACACTCTTCCGGCTGAGGTCCGGAATGCTGAAATCATTGCTGGTATTGCTAGCGCTCGTGCCTTCCCTTTCTTCTGCGCTGGCCCAAATATCAGCACTTTCTGCCTGGCCGCCTAGTCAGAGCCACACAACGATTCCTTTGTGGCCCGGCGGCGCCCCTGGTGCATCCACCGCCAAAGGGCCTGAGCAAGACACTACGACCAGCAAAGACCGCCAGGTTGCCGGACGCCCAGTGATTCGCATCGGGAATGTTTCGCAGCCGACGATGACGTTATATCCCGCTTCGCCGAACAGCAATTCTGGACCTGCAGTCGTGGTCTTTCCCGGCGGAAGTTATCGCATCGTGGCGATCGACCTGGAGGGAACCGAGGTCTGTGACTGGCTGAACTCCATTGCGGTAAATTGTGTGCTCGTGAAGTATCGCGTGCCGGAGACTGGACCGTTTCCCAAATCGGTCGCCGCGCTGCAGGATGCGCAGCGTGCTATTGGCCTGCTGCGCCAGCACGCGGCTGAGTGGCACGTAGATCCTAAGCGCGTGGGGGTCCTCGGATTCTCCGCTGGGGGACATCTATCCGCGGCCGTCAGCACGCATTATGATCAGCGTCTCTATCCTGTAGCCGATGCTGCCGATCAGCTGAGCTGCCGTCCCGACTTCGCCATTATTCTCTATCCAGGATATCTGGCTAGCGCGGACAAGAATTTCGAGTTCAACCCTGACATTCCAGTCGCAGCTTCGACTCCTCCGGCCTTTCTAGTGCAAGCAGAGGATGATTCCGTGCACGTCGAGAACGCTGTCGAGTACTTCATGGCACTCAAGAAAGCAGGCGTTCCCGCTGAGCTGCACACTTACGCGCAGGGCGGTCATGGATATGGCCTGCGTCCGACGGACAAGCCGGTCACGGAATGGCCAAAATTAGCCACGCGCTGGTTACATACCATTGGAGTTTTGCAAGGCGCAGCGGAATAATGCCGATTCGGGCCTTGGAAGAAGATAGCTGAAGACCACTTGCGGCCCTTGATCCTGCATCTTCTTCCAAATGGGGAAAAATGGTATTAGACGACGGACATGGAGAGAGCTGCTGCGGCTGCATCACCCTTTGCAACTTCCAGCAGCACACGATGCTCTGGCTGCCAGGCTCATTGAACAAGCAGGATTTCCGGCTTACCAGATTGGTGGCTTCGCGGTGGACGGAGCGCGTTTTGGGCTTCCTGATATTGACCTCACGCGATTTGCGGAGAAGTTCGCAGCGGTGCGTGAAATCATGGCGATCAGTGACCT
This region of Acidobacteriota bacterium genomic DNA includes:
- a CDS encoding xylanase, producing the protein MLKSLLVLLALVPSLSSALAQISALSAWPPSQSHTTIPLWPGGAPGASTAKGPEQDTTTSKDRQVAGRPVIRIGNVSQPTMTLYPASPNSNSGPAVVVFPGGSYRIVAIDLEGTEVCDWLNSIAVNCVLVKYRVPETGPFPKSVAALQDAQRAIGLLRQHAAEWHVDPKRVGVLGFSAGGHLSAAVSTHYDQRLYPVADAADQLSCRPDFAIILYPGYLASADKNFEFNPDIPVAASTPPAFLVQAEDDSVHVENAVEYFMALKKAGVPAELHTYAQGGHGYGLRPTDKPVTEWPKLATRWLHTIGVLQGAAE